A region of the Brassica napus cultivar Da-Ae unplaced genomic scaffold, Da-Ae ScsIHWf_867;HRSCAF=1232, whole genome shotgun sequence genome:
gaattattattatatacaaagcaaaacaaatttgtagatttgtaTTAACATTATTGGTTAACTTAACATATTTAGATCAATTTAAGCCAATCTTAACCGATTTTGAACAGTTTAAACCGAGCTTAGTGGTATAATTTGGTTGTTGAAAAAATCATTTCGGCTAGTCgccgcctagaccgatttttagatgCTATTCTTTATGGGCCTAAGGTGAACTTCCATggtaattaagaaaaaaaaaagagtttcttATTGATTTGTTGAAGCTGAAACCTTTTTCTTCAATGTTACAGTAGAGGAGGAGCAATAACAGTGGGGTTACCACCAGACTGGGTTGATGTCTCCGAGGAGATTTCAGGGAACATTCAGCGTGCTAGGTCTAAAATGGCTGAACTAGGGAAGGCTCATGCGAAAGCCTTGATGCCTACGTTTGGTGATGGTAAAGAAGACCAGCATCAGATCGAGTCTTTGACGCAGGAGATTACTTTCCTGTTGAGGAAATCAGAGAAGCAGCTTCAGAAGCTATCTGCAGCTGGACCTTCTGAAGATTCAAACGTCAGGAAAAACGTTCAGGTTAGTGCACTAACTTTCACTTGACGTGTGTCCTTTACATCACCACCTAAATTTTGACTCTTTATAACAGCGATCTCTTGCTACTGATCTCCAATTCCTTTCTATGGAGCTCCGCAAGAAACAGTCTACTTATCTGAAACGCTTGAGACTACAAAAAGAGGTATGCAATGAAGTTATAGTTGCTCTGTTGTGGAGTCTCTTGTTCTGTTGTTAATATGATTTTCATTGGATCTCTTGTTAGTTTTGAAAGATTCTATAAGAAGCTTTGACTTTGTGATGTATGGTCAGGATGGAGGGGACTTAGAGATGAATCTCAACGGAAGCAGCTCTAGAGCAGAAGATGATGACTTCGATGATATAGTATGGCTTCTTTATTGCAATCTACAAGCCGTTGTTTCTCTTTTGTATATGATCTGTAACTATGCAAGctatgcatttttttttgtttcagttatTTAGTGAGCATCAGATGAGTAAGATCAAAAAGAGCGAGGCAATATCGGTAGAGAGGGAGAAAGAGATTCAGC
Encoded here:
- the LOC106437010 gene encoding syntaxin-43 isoform X1, which encodes MATRNRTLLFRKYRNSLRSVRAPMTEAKSGVGPVIEMASATLLHPKRSYAPVSTEDPGSSSRGGAITVGLPPDWVDVSEEISGNIQRARSKMAELGKAHAKALMPTFGDGKEDQHQIESLTQEITFLLRKSEKQLQKLSAAGPSEDSNVRKNVQRSLATDLQFLSMELRKKQSTYLKRLRLQKEDGGDLEMNLNGSSSRAEDDDFDDILFSEHQMSKIKKSEAISVEREKEIQQVVESVNELAQIMKDLSALVIDQGTIVDRIDYNIQNVASTVEDGLKQLQKAERTQRSGGMVMCASVLVILCFIMIVLLILKEIFL
- the LOC106437010 gene encoding syntaxin-43 isoform X2; protein product: MATRNRTLLFRKYRNSLRSVRAPMTEAKSGVGPVIEMASATLLHPKRSYAPVSTEDPGSSRGGAITVGLPPDWVDVSEEISGNIQRARSKMAELGKAHAKALMPTFGDGKEDQHQIESLTQEITFLLRKSEKQLQKLSAAGPSEDSNVRKNVQRSLATDLQFLSMELRKKQSTYLKRLRLQKEDGGDLEMNLNGSSSRAEDDDFDDILFSEHQMSKIKKSEAISVEREKEIQQVVESVNELAQIMKDLSALVIDQGTIVDRIDYNIQNVASTVEDGLKQLQKAERTQRSGGMVMCASVLVILCFIMIVLLILKEIFL